In a single window of the Nicotiana tomentosiformis chromosome 10, ASM39032v3, whole genome shotgun sequence genome:
- the LOC138900227 gene encoding uncharacterized protein, with product MQQHSSRAMIPAPVVPSPAQPVRGKGQIARGGGMDCLSPYHVILDCHAKSVTLVIPGLPQLEWKGIPGHSTNMVISYVKARRMVEKGYLAYLAHIHDFSADVPSMDSVPVVREFPDVFPANLQRIPPDRDIDFCIDLAPGTQSISFPPYRMAPPELKELKVQLQDLLDQGFIRLSVSP from the exons ATGCAGCAACATAgttctcgtgctatgattccagcaccagttgTTCCGTCACCCGCCCAGCCAGTTAGGGGCAAGGGTCagatagctagaggtggag gtatggattgtcTGTCACCAtatcatgttatattggattgtcacgccaaatcGGTGACCCTAGTCATACCGGgtttgcctcaattagagtggaaaggtattcctggccattctaccaacatggttatctcttatgtgaaggctcggcgtatggtcgagaagggttatctagcttatttggctcataTTCACGATtttagtgcggatgttccttctatggattcagtcccagttgttcgtgagtttccagatgtatttcctgcaaatTTGCAGAGGattccacccgacagagatattgacttctgtattgatttggctccgggcacccaaTCCATTTCttttccaccataccgtatggccccgccggagctaaaggaattgaaggtgcagttacaagacttgcttgatcagggattcattagacttaGCGTCTcaccctag